From one Verrucomicrobiota bacterium genomic stretch:
- a CDS encoding adenylosuccinate synthetase — protein sequence MATPAFSSKIIADTGISFGDEGKGRLIYEAISELKETTGQEDPVAIVLKVNGGANSGHTAGGLKLNLLPAGVIAKEVPHLGIGAGVVADPRKFLWEAIPLEARGYDIINRLAIDERTMVSDLTHRLLDLAFEYYRANILGETPRGSTGRGITPSFQDETGQWQIHYAAFRDSKEAFHKKLAQKCDRAVRTIQHVCQVPEEEWAKFFDTLTTAEVRANQESIDAGIFDASEFDFGIFKGETPFTINVDKLVDVYWEAGQKLVSQVKDIRELVIKALEDEKYIIGEFGQAYWLDKRQGFSPNVTASHSFTPEIFNSAGIPVQPVHTIGVAKAYDTKVGTHLFITQFDEEDALGNFLKTLEFGTSTGRQRMVGWYDAVEKGDALRYGGLQDLMINKLDALSHNDEWSGSLKICVAYRDKAGKRVNHVPRDDSYRQELTAIYEEYEGWEEDISSIRSFADLPLNAQRYIAGMVKATCDVAYEGITPKKLVNLRYVGVGPDPEQIIKDIPETEELIGLLTSPVGV from the coding sequence ATGGCGACCCCCGCATTCTCTAGTAAGATAATCGCAGACACCGGAATCAGTTTCGGTGATGAGGGAAAAGGTAGACTCATTTATGAGGCCATTTCCGAATTGAAAGAAACCACTGGGCAAGAGGATCCTGTGGCGATCGTTCTAAAAGTAAATGGAGGCGCAAACTCAGGTCATACAGCCGGGGGGTTGAAACTCAACCTGCTTCCAGCCGGCGTCATAGCCAAAGAGGTCCCTCACCTGGGCATCGGTGCCGGGGTGGTTGCTGATCCCCGCAAATTTTTATGGGAAGCTATTCCTTTGGAGGCGCGTGGTTACGATATAATAAATCGTTTGGCGATAGATGAGCGAACCATGGTTTCGGACCTGACTCACAGGCTGCTAGACCTCGCATTCGAATATTACCGGGCAAACATCCTTGGCGAAACTCCACGTGGTTCGACGGGGCGCGGTATTACTCCCTCTTTTCAGGACGAGACCGGACAATGGCAAATCCACTACGCGGCGTTCCGTGATTCAAAGGAAGCGTTTCACAAAAAACTGGCCCAGAAATGCGACAGAGCCGTCCGTACGATTCAACACGTTTGTCAGGTTCCAGAGGAAGAGTGGGCGAAATTTTTCGACACACTGACAACAGCCGAAGTGAGAGCGAATCAGGAGAGTATCGATGCAGGAATATTTGATGCCTCGGAATTCGATTTTGGAATCTTCAAAGGAGAGACGCCTTTCACGATCAACGTGGATAAACTCGTCGATGTCTATTGGGAAGCAGGACAAAAGCTGGTTTCCCAAGTTAAGGATATCAGGGAACTAGTAATCAAGGCACTGGAAGATGAAAAATATATCATCGGAGAATTTGGCCAAGCTTACTGGTTGGATAAACGCCAGGGATTTAGCCCAAACGTAACAGCCTCGCACAGTTTTACTCCGGAGATTTTTAATTCAGCCGGAATTCCAGTGCAACCGGTTCACACCATCGGTGTAGCCAAGGCTTACGATACCAAAGTAGGCACCCATCTTTTTATTACGCAGTTTGACGAAGAGGATGCACTCGGCAATTTTTTGAAAACCCTGGAATTCGGAACCTCTACCGGACGCCAACGCATGGTCGGTTGGTACGATGCGGTTGAAAAAGGAGATGCGCTTCGCTATGGAGGTTTGCAGGACTTGATGATAAACAAGCTGGATGCGTTAAGCCATAATGACGAATGGAGCGGGTCGCTGAAAATCTGTGTGGCTTATCGGGACAAAGCAGGGAAACGCGTGAACCATGTGCCGCGTGATGATTCCTACCGACAAGAATTGACCGCGATTTATGAAGAGTATGAAGGTTGGGAAGAAGATATTTCTTCAATCAGAAGTTTTGCAGATCTGCCCTTGAATGCACAAAGGTACATCGCCGGAATGGTAAAAGCTACCTGCGATGTAGCTTACGAGGGTATCACACCAAAAAAACTGGTTAACCTTCGTTATGTAGGAGTTGGTCCTGACCCGGAACAAATCATCAAGGATATTCCAGAGACCGAAGAATTAATCGGTCTGCTCACAAGCCCGGTTGGAGTTTAA
- a CDS encoding bifunctional folylpolyglutamate synthase/dihydrofolate synthase: MNFSQTRDYLFSLRNKGSTFGIDRMATFIEALGRPDKAYPIIHIAGTNGKGSTAAMLEKIFRSAGYKTGLFTSPHLVFLGERIQVNRTSITPETITSLIGDLDIHAKAIAGEGEENHPTFFEFMAAMAMVHFKNEAVDIAIIETGLGGRLDATNVVDPLISVITSIGLDHTEILGDTIEKIAGEKAGIIKQNKPVVIGRVPDSAADVLINVAAEKNASVISVRQKFGDEVEAYPLTNLFGTFQRWNAATAITTCEYLEKSFPGLLEISNSALEQVDWPGRWQRMILPCGRTVILDATHNSEGAQFLEENLGTLERELGQKPWIVVGTLGDLRAQYLIPAVARYARALYFLEPKQPRAATFEDLQKYIPERSKCPSENAFIEQLFPDKETCSIGQPGDTIVVTGSIYLLGEVLERLTGQQKEIGAALQDLI; this comes from the coding sequence GTGAATTTTTCTCAGACCAGGGATTATCTGTTTAGCCTGCGCAACAAAGGTTCCACTTTCGGAATCGATCGCATGGCAACCTTCATTGAAGCTTTGGGGAGGCCCGACAAGGCTTATCCAATAATTCATATTGCTGGTACGAATGGCAAAGGATCAACCGCTGCGATGCTCGAAAAGATATTCCGATCGGCTGGTTACAAAACGGGGCTCTTTACTTCACCGCACCTTGTTTTTTTAGGAGAACGCATTCAGGTAAATCGCACTTCAATTACTCCCGAAACAATTACATCGCTGATCGGTGATCTCGATATTCACGCCAAAGCCATTGCTGGAGAAGGGGAAGAAAATCATCCTACGTTTTTCGAATTCATGGCGGCCATGGCCATGGTTCATTTCAAGAATGAAGCGGTGGATATTGCTATTATTGAGACCGGCTTGGGAGGTAGATTGGATGCGACCAACGTGGTAGATCCACTGATCTCTGTGATCACCTCCATTGGCTTGGACCACACCGAAATTCTTGGCGATACGATTGAGAAAATTGCGGGAGAAAAGGCAGGTATCATTAAGCAGAACAAACCGGTGGTGATAGGTCGGGTGCCCGATTCAGCAGCTGATGTTTTAATCAATGTTGCGGCTGAAAAGAATGCTTCAGTGATTTCGGTCCGACAAAAATTTGGCGATGAGGTGGAAGCCTATCCGCTCACAAACCTATTTGGAACATTTCAACGGTGGAATGCTGCTACAGCGATCACCACCTGCGAGTATTTGGAGAAATCGTTTCCTGGTCTTCTGGAAATTTCGAATTCTGCCTTGGAACAAGTCGATTGGCCGGGGCGGTGGCAGCGGATGATTCTCCCCTGCGGAAGGACCGTAATCCTGGATGCAACCCACAACTCGGAAGGGGCGCAGTTTCTTGAGGAAAATCTGGGGACACTCGAACGGGAGCTCGGTCAAAAACCATGGATTGTCGTGGGGACGCTTGGAGATCTTCGCGCCCAATATCTTATTCCCGCCGTAGCCAGGTATGCCCGTGCGCTTTATTTCCTGGAGCCAAAACAGCCTAGAGCTGCTACCTTTGAGGATCTGCAAAAGTACATTCCTGAAAGATCGAAATGCCCGAGCGAAAATGCTTTTATTGAGCAACTCTTCCCCGACAAAGAAACCTGCTCCATTGGTCAGCCGGGCGATACGATCGTGGTAACGGGCTCCATTTACCTGCTGGGTGAAGTGCTGGAAAGACTTACCGGACAACAAAAGGAAATCGGTGCAGCCTTGCAGGATCTGATCTAG